In Solanum lycopersicum chromosome 3, SLM_r2.1, the genomic stretch TTTACCCATCTATCTAGTTCCTATAAATATGTAAACCCTAGTTCGTGATTCCATCTTACCAACAAACCCTTGCTGAGAGCAGAGAGTCGCGCAAGCCGCCGCAAGGAGAAGGGTAGCGAAGCGAAAAAATGGAGCCGGCGAGAAATGTGAAGGACGTTTCACCACATGAGTTCGTCAAGGCGTACGCCGCACATCTGAAGCGCTCCGGCAAGGTATGTTTTCTTCTCCGGGAATACAGCGGGCATGATGTACTTGTATATGTGTGCAATTTTTGTGTTAGCTTAATGTCTTGAAGTCGATGATTTATATTGCATTGCGTTCGCTATGTTTTATATGTGAAATGCTTATACTTCGGGCTAGAATGTCCCTTGATATGGTGGTTGAACTGTAGGATTTTGGGGAGTCAGGTGGTTGTTCATTCTATACATTAAGTAATAATATCACCTAGGCTCTATAGAATCATTGGAATAGtatgttgatttttgtttttgcaCTGTAAGACTTGTGATAAGTACACAAAATGTATCTGATTTTACTTGAATCTGCTGCTGCGTTTTGTTTTAAGGCATACGGTCTGTTTATATCTTGTTTGGTTGCCTTAgaatgtgtagtcttagggtgATAGAATGAGATTGCCTTTTATCTACGGTAGAGACTGAtgtaaaatcatatatatgaacGGGCTAGCAGAATAATATAACTAAGCTCTCTAGAATTATGGATAACAATGTGTTGATTTCTGTTTAAGTACTGTAATTACTTGTTGTAAGTAATAAAATTTGTCTGATTTGTACTTGAACCGGTGCTGTGTTTTGTTTGAAGGCATACACTCAGTTTATATCTTGTTTGGCTGCCTGTGTAGTATCAAGGTGATAGAATGAGATTGCCTTTTATGTAAGCTAGAGGCTGATGTAAAAGCATAGATATGGACGTTCTCAGCAGAACACATTAGCTTTTGCTCAATGTGTATTTGTGATGAGGaattcattgattatatacaCTTATATTTAGAATTTAGTAATTAGTACTTGAATTTGTGAGGTAGAATCCACAATGTTGAAATCCTAGCTGCATTCTCCCATGTAAGagcaaatatttctttatattccAGTAGTAAGTGATACATTGTCTTCAGAAAGAAGAGTGTGTCTGCCCTTTTTTTGTAGGGTAGACCGTGTATTTTGTGCCCCATTTAATGTTTGGTTGTTATGTTTATGGACTAGACTTCCTGCTGAATGCCAGTTTTGATGTGAATAAATATCATAGTgatcttattatttaatttcatatatgtaGTTGGAGCTGCCAGAATGGACAGATATCGTTAAAACTGGAAAATTGAAGGAGCTTGCTCCGTATGACCCTGATTGGTACTACATCAGGGCAGGTATGTTCTTACATCTCCCTATTTGAAGAAGGGATTCATGTGAATTTGAAATTTGGTTTACTGACTCTTCCTCACTcttgatttgaattttaatgGACAGCCTCTATGGCTAGAAAGATCTATTTAAGAGGAGGTATTGGGGTGGGAGGATTCCGTCGTATTTATGGTGGAAACCAGAGGAATGGCAGCCGTCCCCGTCATTTCTGCAAGAGCAGTGGTTCAGTTGCACGCCACATCCTTCAGCAATTGCAGACTATGAACATCATTGACTTTGATCCAAAGGGGTATGTATTTTTTTCACAATTGAATTGCATCTTTCTTGTTTTTTGGTGGTGCTGTAGGCATGTATTTCTTTTGGTTAGAAAGAACTCCACAGATTTGGTGTCTCAGTATTATATGTCTTTTTTGTAGAATTGTCTAGTTATTTAAGAATTGCTTTATTCATGGTAATGTGTTGTATTTATGTTCTTGTATATGTCCTGATAAATAAATGTAAGCGGAAGTATTGTTCTAAGGGTTCTTCGTAACGAATATCAAGTGTCACATTTGTCACATTGTTTGTTAATTGTGTTTTGTGTTACTTATAGTGTTCTGATTTATCTCTGTTATTTCCTTTAACCCAGTGGGAGGAGAATCACATCCAATGGGCAAAGAGATCTTGATCAGGTTGCTGGACGAATTTCGGCTGCAAATTAAGATATGAAAAAGGAGGCGTTTTTACTAGTACATGAGTTGTTGTCAACTTATAATTTCAGCTTGGACCTATTAGAGGTGTAGGGTATTGTTGAATCTTTGTCTGCATGTTTTgcccttttatttttcaatctgGGATTCTTTTGCATCAGTATGCTAATTTTGTCctttaaaatacttaaattaCTTTTGCTTCCTTTATCTCTGAGTGTTGctacttttctttttctgtGTTTGCGTTGAGTCTTTTATTATAAAGTATTAATAACTCACTCTTATTTGCTTATCCACCTCTTCATGCATTTATGGTCACCACTTTCTTCAATTTTGCATTATTAAACTTATGTTAAGTGAAAGATTTCCTCGAAGGTTAAATATCATTTACCCGATACTATCCTATGGAGAGCATCTATCATTTTAAGTTAATATTCAAACTGTTGTGATGAAGCTTCTCAAACTGTCAAAGTGACAACTCTTGTTGCATAGGTTTTTCTGTAGAACGATACAGCTTGTTGTATTGTTTTCATTGCAAACGATAGTAGAGGTTATACGTCCAAAGTTCTGCACAAACGTCCAAAGTAGAGGTTAAGTTTTTTCTAATAGCCAAGAATAGGTTATTTGGTGGAAGCATTAGAGGTTAT encodes the following:
- the LOC101249905 gene encoding small ribosomal subunit protein eS19x, whose amino-acid sequence is MEPARNVKDVSPHEFVKAYAAHLKRSGKLELPEWTDIVKTGKLKELAPYDPDWYYIRAASMARKIYLRGGIGVGGFRRIYGGNQRNGSRPRHFCKSSGSVARHILQQLQTMNIIDFDPKGGRRITSNGQRDLDQVAGRISAAN